Sequence from the Leptospira noumeaensis genome:
AAAGTAGTTTTACTTGTAATGAAAAGAGCCGATGCATCAGAAGTAGAAACTCCTGATTCTTTTTTGTCACCCAATATGTCTTTTACAGTTGTCTCAACTTTATCAACGCCGTCTTTGGCTTGAGTAGAAGTGGACTCTGTTTTTTTGATTGCCTGGTCTTTTGTGGAAGTAGTGGCTTTTGGTGCAGCAACCTGTGCTGTAATTTGGCCTGCGAAAGATATTGTCAGTATGGCCAAAAGATATTTGTGCGCCTGCATTTGTATAAGTCTCCTTTTTACAGATAAAACATATATATCCCCCTTCTAAGGAATTATTGTCAACATGATTGCACTGAGAAACTTCGGGAAACTCGCACTTTTTCTTTTTCTTTATGGAATGGTTCCGATTCTGGCTGAGGCCGGGGTTTGGAGAGAAATTCTTCTCGAAAACTTTGAATTATCCAATTACAATCAGGAAAACTTACGTACAAAATTAGAAAAAGGAACTAAACTTCCGGAAATCACTCTTTCCACCAATTTTACAGCCCCTATCCCTGGGTCCAAACAAGCTCTGGTTTTAAGAATTCCCAAAGATGCCAATTTCCCTTTTTCTTTATATTTCCCAAAACCAATTGAAGTAAATGCTTTCATCAAAGAAATCACCATTCCCCTATATTCTTCCCAATCCAACGGGAACCTAACACTGATCATAGAATCGCAAGACGCAGAAGTCAGACAATTAAACTTAACTTCCTTAAACTATCGCGGATGGAAATCCATCACCGTTTCCATATCCAAAAATTTTGATCAAAATGATCGAGTTTTTCTACAAAAGAGCTCCATTCGAATCCTTGGATTCTTTTATTTGCCATATGAAAATAATGATCCCAACCAAGAGGTTCTCATTGCCATTGATGACATAACTGCCATTGTGCGAGACAAATATAGACCCCTCCGAAACAAAGAAATCCTTCTCGAAGACTGAATTTTCGTTAGATCGAACGAAGTCTCTGCTTAAAAAAACTCTTTTCTTCCCAACCTCATGACCGAACCTGATCCTAAATGCAAATGGAACTGTCCCTAGAACAATACGAAACCCTGCTCAAGTTAGTATACATGGGAGATTGGGTCATTTCCACCTTGCAAGCCAAGGATCGTTCAGAAGACGAACCCGACACGGACTCTCGGTTTGCTGATGTAGTACGTCATG
This genomic interval carries:
- a CDS encoding flagellar assembly protein FlaA, with protein sequence MIALRNFGKLALFLFLYGMVPILAEAGVWREILLENFELSNYNQENLRTKLEKGTKLPEITLSTNFTAPIPGSKQALVLRIPKDANFPFSLYFPKPIEVNAFIKEITIPLYSSQSNGNLTLIIESQDAEVRQLNLTSLNYRGWKSITVSISKNFDQNDRVFLQKSSIRILGFFYLPYENNDPNQEVLIAIDDITAIVRDKYRPLRNKEILLED